The proteins below are encoded in one region of Fimbriimonadaceae bacterium:
- a CDS encoding prepilin-type N-terminal cleavage/methylation domain-containing protein, protein MKASRGFTLVEIMIVVVIISILAGIAVPHWIGVRKRTWTNSCYANQTRIDQAKQLWVMEEGKGSSEVPTFDDLVPKYLKKQPVCPTGGTYDIGDNATHCTCSDHPHQ, encoded by the coding sequence ATGAAAGCGTCTCGCGGTTTCACCCTAGTAGAAATAATGATAGTCGTGGTGATCATCAGCATCTTGGCTGGGATCGCCGTGCCGCACTGGATCGGTGTCCGGAAGCGCACTTGGACGAATTCGTGCTATGCCAACCAAACGAGGATCGATCAGGCTAAGCAGCTGTGGGTCATGGAAGAAGGCAAGGGGAGCAGTGAGGTGCCGACCTTCGACGACTTGGTTCCCAAGTACTTAAAAAAGCAGCCGGTGTGTCCGACTGGTGGGACTTACGATATTGGGGATAACGCGACCCATTGCACATGTAGCGACCACCCGCATCAGTAG
- a CDS encoding ABC transporter permease, with product MANVKAALDSLRESWQRTFLSALGVMVGAIAIILLVSIGLGVQKDVGSQVEDLGVNIVIVLPGRVQLSGGFNPNLGGQSWFEESDADLIRSVNGVETVASLTFAGGGLRYAKEEAYPFIVAASPEWFQMHPVELNAGRLFSASDKEAPVVVLGGIAKKQIFGDEDAIGKVVSINKHDYKVIGVTEDAKKQQSLFATQSLENVAYIPFSSLKKVSPTAQIDRFMVKTRPDVEPKSLVSRLDQALGKRLDRSQFSVLTQEDLLGLIYQVIGILSTLVVGLTSIALFVGGVGIMTVMLMAVNERQKEIGVRKATGARRGDIFTQFLTESVLIGVLGVTLGLAVSLVVCWLLTSNTRIKPLVTPETVLLAFATGVGVGGVFGLLPAMKAARQDPVVSLRNE from the coding sequence GTGGCAAACGTAAAGGCGGCTCTCGACAGTCTCAGGGAGAGCTGGCAAAGGACATTCTTGAGTGCGCTCGGCGTTATGGTAGGTGCCATCGCCATCATTTTGCTCGTAAGCATCGGCCTTGGCGTGCAAAAGGATGTCGGCTCTCAAGTCGAAGACCTTGGCGTGAATATTGTCATCGTCCTGCCGGGCAGGGTTCAGCTTTCAGGCGGCTTTAATCCGAACTTGGGTGGTCAAAGTTGGTTTGAAGAATCGGACGCTGATCTCATTCGTTCCGTCAATGGGGTTGAGACAGTCGCAAGTCTAACCTTTGCGGGCGGCGGACTACGTTACGCCAAAGAAGAAGCCTATCCCTTTATCGTCGCGGCTTCGCCGGAGTGGTTCCAGATGCATCCGGTCGAGCTCAACGCGGGCCGTCTGTTCTCTGCCTCGGACAAGGAGGCGCCTGTCGTTGTCTTGGGCGGCATCGCGAAGAAGCAAATCTTCGGAGACGAAGATGCGATTGGCAAGGTCGTTTCCATCAATAAGCACGACTACAAGGTCATCGGGGTCACGGAAGACGCTAAGAAGCAACAGAGCCTCTTTGCTACCCAAAGTTTGGAGAACGTCGCTTACATCCCCTTTTCCAGTCTTAAAAAAGTCTCGCCGACGGCGCAAATCGACCGTTTCATGGTGAAGACGCGCCCAGACGTCGAGCCAAAGTCCTTGGTGTCCCGGTTGGATCAAGCTCTAGGAAAGCGACTTGACCGATCCCAGTTCAGCGTTCTTACACAGGAAGATCTTCTCGGACTGATTTACCAAGTCATCGGCATACTCTCGACCCTTGTCGTCGGCCTTACGAGCATCGCCCTGTTCGTCGGCGGCGTCGGCATCATGACGGTGATGCTTATGGCTGTGAACGAGCGACAGAAGGAGATCGGGGTGAGGAAGGCGACCGGAGCCCGGCGAGGCGATATCTTCACGCAGTTTTTAACCGAAAGCGTGCTCATCGGCGTCTTGGGAGTGACCTTGGGATTGGCCGTAAGCCTCGTGGTTTGCTGGCTTTTAACCTCTAACACAAGGATCAAACCCCTTGTGACTCCAGAGACAGTTCTGCTTGCGTTTGCGACGGGCGTCGGCGTTGGCGGGGTTTTCGGGCTCTTACCGGCTATGAAGGCGGCACGACAGGATCCTGTCGTATCCCTGCGTAATGAGTAG
- a CDS encoding AAA family ATPase, with amino-acid sequence MPQPNPWQMQPTVPTAAPLASRVELTAEQNEALKVVEFGAALGCLTLVTGKAGTGKSTVLRRFIEATEQKCVVLAPTGLAAIQVGGQTIHSFFNFPLGPLTNSPDLVPTFRKGGAKRRLIERLEVVVIDETSMVRADVFDAIDFSLRQNRDSDLPFGGVRVVGFGDLWQLEPVVTGGADAEMIGDRYASAFFFDARVVVEAGLDVVHLTEVHRQADPDFIFALNRLRRGDCSELNLFNQRVGVTLEDRDTVTLTATNGRADSINQRRLSQLAGPTRFYAGSTEGDFVREFPADPRLGLRLGAQVMFVKNGRQWVNGTIGQVTALGDDEIEVTVNGNERLTVTREKWEKVRYAWDGASSRIGKEIVGEYVQFPLRLAWAVTIHKAQGLTFDRVVVDLDRPAFAHGQVYVALSRCRSLDGLALARPIKPTDLVVNDRVWEFERMAGISESD; translated from the coding sequence ATGCCCCAGCCCAACCCTTGGCAGATGCAACCCACCGTTCCCACTGCCGCTCCTTTAGCCAGCCGGGTCGAACTCACCGCGGAACAGAACGAAGCCCTCAAGGTGGTGGAGTTCGGCGCGGCCCTGGGCTGCCTGACGTTGGTCACGGGCAAGGCGGGCACCGGAAAATCCACCGTGCTGCGGCGGTTCATCGAAGCGACGGAGCAGAAATGCGTGGTCTTGGCCCCGACCGGCCTCGCCGCGATCCAAGTCGGCGGCCAGACGATCCACAGCTTCTTCAACTTTCCCCTAGGCCCCCTCACCAACAGCCCCGATCTCGTCCCGACCTTTCGAAAGGGCGGCGCGAAGCGGCGGCTGATCGAGCGGCTCGAGGTGGTGGTGATCGACGAGACGTCGATGGTGCGGGCGGACGTCTTTGACGCTATCGACTTCTCGCTGCGCCAGAACCGCGACAGCGACTTGCCCTTCGGTGGCGTCCGCGTCGTGGGCTTTGGCGACCTCTGGCAGTTGGAGCCTGTGGTCACGGGCGGTGCCGATGCCGAGATGATCGGGGACCGGTACGCCTCCGCCTTCTTCTTCGACGCCCGGGTCGTCGTGGAAGCAGGCCTGGACGTGGTCCATCTCACGGAGGTCCATCGCCAGGCCGATCCCGACTTCATCTTCGCCCTTAACCGGCTTCGCCGCGGCGACTGCTCCGAGCTCAACCTCTTCAACCAGCGGGTTGGCGTCACATTAGAAGACCGCGACACCGTCACCCTCACGGCCACGAACGGACGGGCCGATTCCATCAACCAGCGCCGGCTCAGCCAGCTTGCGGGGCCGACCCGGTTCTATGCGGGTTCGACGGAGGGCGACTTCGTGCGAGAGTTCCCCGCCGATCCTCGCCTCGGGTTGCGCCTTGGCGCCCAGGTCATGTTCGTAAAAAATGGGAGGCAATGGGTGAACGGCACGATCGGCCAAGTCACCGCTCTCGGCGACGACGAGATCGAAGTGACCGTCAACGGTAACGAACGATTAACGGTGACTCGCGAGAAGTGGGAAAAAGTCCGCTATGCCTGGGACGGCGCTTCTAGCCGAATTGGTAAAGAAATCGTGGGCGAATATGTACAATTCCCGCTTCGACTGGCTTGGGCCGTCACTATCCACAAGGCTCAGGGCCTCACCTTTGATCGGGTGGTCGTCGATCTCGACCGCCCCGCCTTTGCCCACGGGCAGGTCTATGTGGCGCTCTCCCGGTGCCGGTCCCTGGACGGGCTCGCCCTGGCCCGGCCAATTAAGCCCACCGACCTTGTGGTGAACGATCGGGTCTGGGAGTTCGAGCGCATGGCCGGGATCTCCGAAAGCGACTAG
- the nuoF gene encoding NADH-quinone oxidoreductase subunit NuoF, which translates to MAEKKLLLEHAHDPAYRTLDGYRAKGGYKALEKAVGMERQAVIDEMKASGLRGRGGAGFPTWIKWNGIEKVKTAPHYIVCNADEGEPGTFKDKQLMEQTPFLVIEGMTIAGWATQGDHGYIYIRAEFVDAAKALRKALDEAYAAGLLGKNILGSGWDFELDIHLGAGSYECGEESALMSSLMGERGMPRLKFPHAPLPTVAGLWDRPTIINNVETYACAPFIIDRGGEWYATLGAGTKNSRGTKIFSVSGHVNRPGNYEVEFGTTLGELLELAGGMKGGALKACVPGGSSVPILNAEKTLTAPIAYEEMWEVGSMVGSGGCMFLNEHTDIVEFTWRTARFYAEESCGKCTPCREGTKWMLQILERIVRGHGQPGDMDLLMDITKQIDGRSFCGLGDAAAWPVAAALKVFPEEFEYYIKNGRSMVDTAPARALSPRWARPVSV; encoded by the coding sequence ATGGCTGAAAAGAAGCTGCTGCTGGAACACGCTCACGACCCCGCCTACCGGACCCTCGACGGCTACCGGGCAAAGGGCGGCTACAAGGCCCTCGAAAAGGCGGTCGGCATGGAACGGCAGGCCGTCATCGATGAGATGAAGGCCAGCGGCCTGCGCGGGAGGGGCGGCGCCGGCTTCCCCACCTGGATCAAGTGGAACGGCATCGAAAAGGTAAAGACCGCGCCCCACTACATCGTCTGCAACGCGGACGAGGGCGAGCCCGGCACCTTTAAGGACAAACAGCTCATGGAGCAGACCCCCTTCCTCGTGATCGAAGGGATGACGATCGCGGGCTGGGCCACCCAGGGCGACCACGGCTACATCTACATCCGCGCCGAGTTCGTCGACGCGGCCAAGGCCCTTCGCAAGGCGCTGGACGAAGCCTATGCCGCCGGGCTGCTGGGGAAGAACATTCTCGGCAGCGGCTGGGACTTCGAGCTGGACATCCACCTGGGCGCCGGGAGCTATGAATGCGGCGAGGAGAGCGCCCTTATGAGCAGCCTGATGGGTGAGCGCGGCATGCCCCGGCTCAAGTTCCCCCACGCTCCCCTGCCCACTGTCGCCGGCCTTTGGGACCGACCGACGATCATTAACAACGTCGAGACCTACGCCTGTGCGCCGTTCATCATCGATCGGGGCGGCGAATGGTACGCCACGCTGGGAGCCGGCACGAAGAACTCGCGCGGAACAAAGATCTTCTCGGTGAGCGGCCACGTGAACAGGCCCGGAAACTACGAGGTTGAATTCGGCACGACCCTCGGTGAACTGCTCGAACTGGCGGGCGGCATGAAGGGCGGGGCCCTCAAGGCATGCGTCCCGGGCGGCAGCAGCGTCCCGATCCTGAACGCTGAGAAGACCCTGACCGCGCCGATCGCCTACGAGGAGATGTGGGAGGTCGGCTCGATGGTCGGTTCCGGCGGGTGCATGTTCCTCAACGAGCACACCGACATCGTCGAGTTCACTTGGCGCACCGCCCGCTTCTATGCGGAGGAGTCCTGCGGCAAGTGCACGCCCTGCCGGGAGGGGACGAAGTGGATGCTGCAGATCCTTGAGCGGATCGTCCGCGGCCATGGCCAACCGGGCGATATGGACCTGTTGATGGACATCACGAAGCAGATCGACGGGAGGTCGTTCTGTGGCCTTGGCGATGCCGCCGCCTGGCCCGTTGCGGCCGCGCTGAAGGTCTTCCCCGAGGAGTTCGAGTACTACATCAAGAACGGCCGCTCGATGGTCGACACGGCCCCCGCGCGGGCTCTTTCGCCCCGATGGGCCCGCCCCGTCAGTGTCTGA
- a CDS encoding prepilin-type N-terminal cleavage/methylation domain-containing protein gives MKRNAFTLIELLVVIAIIAILAAILFPVFAQAKEAAKKTQTLSQFKQLGTAANIYITDSDDTFPLAMGYATNLNGWRANAFTSVPSGWTTTGLRDVEPRKSEEMATVYNSMQPYMKNYGIWQGAGLPNRDLGGVQKAGGPGPAFMNAAFNGMLHAWSATAVNQPSKLPLFTEAYKENEKGFMISMPQLCCGTTGTACQFRSGANPGSANCQYGAGYGYVWFLQTDAANFTVWVYGRGMAFISSDTSARFIQMNAPKWPQYAENVNTSAWSSFDPAGPAGSPYWMTDCVEPGGTKAPGTNVYYPGFYRPDSEFNYSAQQCDFGGG, from the coding sequence GTGAAACGTAATGCGTTCACTCTCATTGAACTGCTCGTCGTAATCGCAATCATCGCGATCCTGGCGGCCATCCTCTTCCCGGTCTTCGCCCAGGCGAAGGAAGCCGCGAAGAAGACGCAGACCCTGTCCCAGTTCAAGCAGCTGGGCACGGCCGCCAACATCTACATCACCGACTCGGATGACACGTTCCCGCTGGCCATGGGCTATGCGACCAACCTGAACGGCTGGCGCGCCAATGCCTTCACCAGCGTCCCGAGCGGTTGGACCACCACTGGCCTTCGCGACGTCGAGCCGCGCAAGTCCGAGGAAATGGCCACGGTCTACAACTCGATGCAGCCGTATATGAAGAACTACGGCATCTGGCAGGGCGCGGGCCTTCCGAACCGCGACCTCGGTGGTGTTCAGAAAGCGGGCGGCCCCGGCCCGGCCTTCATGAACGCGGCCTTCAACGGCATGCTGCATGCCTGGTCCGCCACCGCCGTCAACCAGCCTTCCAAGCTCCCCCTCTTCACCGAGGCTTATAAGGAGAACGAGAAGGGCTTCATGATCTCGATGCCGCAGCTCTGCTGTGGAACGACGGGTACGGCCTGCCAGTTCCGTTCTGGCGCGAACCCGGGTTCGGCTAACTGCCAATACGGCGCGGGTTACGGCTACGTCTGGTTCCTCCAGACCGACGCCGCAAACTTCACGGTCTGGGTCTATGGCCGCGGCATGGCCTTCATCAGCTCGGACACCAGCGCGCGCTTCATCCAGATGAACGCGCCGAAGTGGCCCCAGTACGCTGAGAACGTCAACACCAGCGCCTGGAGCTCCTTCGACCCAGCCGGCCCCGCTGGCAGCCCGTACTGGATGACCGACTGCGTCGAGCCTGGTGGTACCAAGGCTCCGGGTACCAACGTCTACTATCCTGGCTTCTACCGCCCGGACAGTGAGTTCAACTACTCTGCCCAGCAGTGCGACTTCGGTGGTGGCTAG
- a CDS encoding prepilin-type N-terminal cleavage/methylation domain-containing protein: MKRNAFTLIELLVVIAIIAILAAILFPVFAQAKEAAKKTQTLSQFKQLGTAANIYITDSDDVFPLGIGFNQATGGWRLGTFTSVPAGWTSSGLRNVEPRLSEERATVYNSMQPYMKNYGIWQGAGLPNRDLQGVPVAGGPQPAFMNAAFNGLLHAWSATAVAQPSKLPLFTEAYKENEKGFMISLPQLCCSGTGTACQFNAGGNPGPANCQYYGAGYGYVWFLQTEAANFTVWVYGRGMAFISSDTSARFIQMNAPKWPQYAENVNNSAWSSFDPAGPAGSPYWMTDCGAPGVAKNPPTNMYYAGFYRPDSEFNYTSRECDFGGG, encoded by the coding sequence GTGAAACGTAACGCGTTCACTCTCATTGAACTGCTCGTCGTAATCGCAATCATCGCGATCCTGGCGGCCATCCTCTTCCCGGTCTTCGCCCAGGCGAAGGAAGCCGCGAAGAAGACGCAGACCCTGTCCCAGTTCAAGCAGCTGGGCACCGCCGCCAACATCTACATCACCGACTCGGACGACGTCTTCCCGCTCGGCATCGGCTTTAACCAGGCCACCGGCGGCTGGCGCCTGGGCACCTTCACCAGCGTCCCGGCCGGCTGGACGTCCAGCGGGCTCCGCAACGTCGAGCCCCGCCTTTCAGAAGAGCGGGCCACCGTCTACAACTCGATGCAGCCGTATATGAAGAACTACGGCATCTGGCAGGGCGCGGGCCTCCCGAACCGCGACCTCCAGGGCGTCCCCGTCGCGGGCGGCCCCCAGCCGGCCTTCATGAACGCGGCCTTCAACGGCCTTCTTCACGCCTGGTCCGCCACCGCCGTCGCCCAGCCTTCCAAGCTCCCCCTCTTCACCGAGGCTTACAAGGAGAACGAGAAGGGCTTCATGATCTCCTTGCCGCAGCTCTGCTGCTCGGGCACGGGCACGGCCTGCCAGTTCAACGCGGGCGGGAACCCCGGCCCCGCGAACTGCCAGTACTACGGCGCGGGTTACGGCTACGTCTGGTTCCTCCAGACCGAGGCCGCAAACTTCACGGTCTGGGTCTATGGCCGCGGCATGGCCTTCATCAGCTCGGACACCAGCGCGCGCTTCATCCAGATGAACGCGCCGAAGTGGCCCCAGTACGCTGAGAACGTCAACAACAGCGCCTGGAGCTCCTTCGACCCAGCCGGCCCCGCTGGCAGCCCGTACTGGATGACCGACTGCGGCGCTCCCGGCGTCGCCAAGAACCCGCCGACCAACATGTACTATGCGGGCTTCTACCGCCCGGACAGCGAGTTCAACTACACGTCTCGCGAGTGCGACTTCGGCGGCGGCTAG
- a CDS encoding prepilin-type N-terminal cleavage/methylation domain-containing protein — MKRNAFTLIELLVVIAIIAILAAILFPVFAQAKEAAKKTQTLSQFKQLGTAANIYITDSDDVFPLAMGFATNLNTWRSNAFTSVPSGWTSSGLRNVEPRKSEEMATVYNSMQPYMKNYGIWQGAGLPNRDLQGVQVAGGPQAAFMNAAFNGILHGWSATAVAQPSKLPLFTEAYKENQKGFMISLPQLCCTNQGVACQFNASGPPQGSGSCSYYPGVNIGYVWFLQTSAEAQTVWVYGRGMAFISSDTSARFIQMNAPKWPQYAENVNTSAWSSFDPAGPPGSPYWMSDCVAPGGTKGSATWYPGFYRPDSEFNYTAQQCDFGGG, encoded by the coding sequence TTGAAACGAAATGCTTTCACCCTCATTGAACTACTCGTTGTAATCGCAATCATCGCGATCCTGGCGGCCATCCTCTTCCCGGTCTTCGCCCAGGCGAAGGAAGCAGCGAAGAAGACGCAGACCCTGTCCCAGTTCAAACAGCTGGGCACGGCCGCCAACATCTACATCACCGACTCGGACGACGTCTTCCCGCTGGCCATGGGCTTCGCCACCAACCTGAACACTTGGCGGTCGAACGCTTTCACCAGCGTCCCGAGCGGCTGGACTTCGAGCGGCCTCCGCAACGTGGAGCCGCGCAAGTCCGAGGAAATGGCCACGGTCTACAACTCGATGCAGCCGTACATGAAGAACTACGGCATCTGGCAGGGCGCGGGCCTTCCGAACCGCGACCTCCAGGGCGTCCAGGTCGCGGGCGGCCCTCAGGCGGCGTTCATGAACGCGGCCTTTAACGGGATCCTCCACGGTTGGTCCGCCACCGCCGTCGCCCAGCCTTCGAAGCTCCCCCTCTTCACCGAGGCTTATAAGGAGAACCAGAAGGGCTTCATGATCTCCCTGCCGCAGCTTTGCTGCACCAACCAGGGCGTCGCCTGCCAGTTCAACGCGAGCGGCCCGCCCCAGGGGAGCGGCTCCTGCTCCTACTATCCCGGCGTGAACATCGGCTACGTCTGGTTCCTCCAGACGAGCGCCGAGGCCCAGACCGTTTGGGTCTACGGCCGCGGCATGGCCTTCATCAGCTCGGACACCAGCGCGCGCTTCATCCAGATGAACGCGCCCAAGTGGCCCCAGTACGCTGAGAACGTCAACACCAGCGCCTGGAGCTCCTTCGACCCGGCAGGCCCTCCTGGCAGCCCGTACTGGATGAGCGACTGCGTCGCGCCGGGCGGCACCAAGGGTTCCGCCACTTGGTACCCCGGGTTCTACCGCCCGGACAGTGAGTTCAACTACACTGCCCAGCAGTGCGACTTCGGCGGAGGCTAG
- a CDS encoding prepilin-type N-terminal cleavage/methylation domain-containing protein → MRRSAFTLIELLVVIAIIAILAAILFPVFAQAKEAAKKTQTLSQFKQLGTAANIYITDSDDVFPLAMGYNQLTNAWRVDAFTGVPVGWTSSGLRHQEPRRSEEAAVVYNSLQPYMRNYGIWQGSGLPVRDLQGVQVAGGPQPAIMNAAYNGILHGWSATSVAQPSKLPLFVQAYKENQKGFMISLPQLCCSNPGTSCQFSPSGPPQAGGSCAYYPGVDIGYVWFQQTDPANQTVWVYGRGMAFISSDTSARFLQLNAPKWPQYAENVNNSPWSSFDPDGPDGAPYWVSDCVAPGGTKGNGTWYPGFFRPDSEFSYSSQECDFGGG, encoded by the coding sequence ATGAGACGCAGTGCATTTACCCTCATTGAACTTCTAGTCGTAATCGCAATCATCGCGATCCTGGCGGCCATCCTCTTCCCGGTCTTCGCACAGGCGAAGGAGGCCGCGAAGAAGACGCAGACCCTGTCCCAGTTCAAACAGCTGGGCACCGCCGCCAACATCTACATCACCGACTCGGACGACGTCTTCCCGCTGGCCATGGGCTACAACCAGCTCACAAACGCCTGGCGGGTGGACGCCTTCACCGGGGTTCCGGTGGGTTGGACGAGCTCCGGGTTGCGGCACCAAGAGCCTCGCCGCAGCGAAGAGGCCGCGGTGGTCTACAACTCTCTGCAGCCCTATATGAGGAACTACGGCATCTGGCAAGGCTCTGGCCTCCCGGTCCGCGACCTTCAGGGCGTGCAGGTGGCCGGTGGCCCCCAGCCCGCGATCATGAACGCCGCCTACAACGGGATCTTGCACGGGTGGTCGGCGACTTCGGTCGCGCAGCCATCGAAGCTGCCGCTCTTCGTGCAAGCGTATAAGGAGAACCAGAAGGGTTTCATGATCTCCCTGCCGCAGCTCTGCTGCAGCAACCCCGGGACGTCGTGCCAGTTCAGTCCGAGCGGTCCCCCGCAGGCTGGCGGAAGTTGCGCCTACTATCCTGGCGTGGACATCGGCTATGTCTGGTTCCAGCAGACCGACCCGGCCAACCAAACCGTGTGGGTCTACGGCCGCGGTATGGCCTTCATCAGTTCGGACACCAGCGCGCGCTTCCTCCAGTTGAACGCGCCGAAGTGGCCCCAATACGCCGAGAACGTCAACAACAGCCCGTGGAGCAGCTTTGATCCGGATGGTCCTGACGGCGCCCCCTATTGGGTGAGCGACTGTGTCGCACCAGGCGGCACAAAGGGCAACGGCACCTGGTACCCCGGCTTCTTCCGACCTGACAGCGAGTTCAGTTACTCGTCTCAGGAGTGCGACTTCGGCGGCGGCTAG
- a CDS encoding NAD(P)H-dependent oxidoreductase subunit E, translating into MSELIQIGATRPKAPRPEDLTLKWSEKAVRELEGLKGHYPDLKSCILPALWISQREYGGHLPPEAIAEVAVRLERSYAEIEGVATFYSMYNTAHRPGLHMIEVCTCLSCHMCGAYRLADMLEEILGVPMGGTTPDGAITLHEVECLDACDRAPVVQVGDAYLDPGATMQDADGEAKMRAWAEQLVESLRANPDSTVVQLADSIVQAQLRASDI; encoded by the coding sequence GTGAGCGAGCTCATCCAGATCGGCGCTACCCGCCCCAAGGCGCCCCGACCAGAAGACCTGACCCTGAAATGGAGCGAGAAGGCCGTTCGGGAGTTGGAAGGTTTGAAGGGGCACTATCCGGACCTCAAGAGCTGCATCCTGCCCGCGCTCTGGATCAGCCAGCGGGAATACGGCGGCCACTTGCCGCCGGAAGCCATCGCCGAAGTCGCGGTGCGGCTCGAGCGCAGCTATGCCGAGATCGAAGGGGTCGCGACCTTCTATTCCATGTACAACACGGCCCACAGACCGGGCCTGCACATGATCGAGGTCTGCACGTGCCTGAGCTGCCACATGTGCGGCGCCTACCGCTTGGCGGACATGCTCGAAGAGATCCTAGGCGTCCCGATGGGCGGCACGACGCCGGACGGCGCGATCACCCTCCATGAGGTCGAATGCCTGGACGCCTGCGATCGCGCGCCGGTCGTCCAAGTCGGCGACGCGTACTTGGATCCCGGGGCGACCATGCAAGACGCGGACGGCGAGGCGAAGATGCGCGCTTGGGCCGAGCAGTTGGTCGAGAGCCTGAGGGCAAACCCGGATTCCACGGTCGTGCAACTCGCTGACTCGATTGTGCAAGCACAGCTCCGCGCATCCGACATTTGA
- a CDS encoding type II secretion system protein, translated as MVELLVVVAIVAILSATLLPVFASAKESANQTQSVSNLKQVGTACRIYVDDYDGILPLAITFNSAARSWRLGTYTSVPSGWTSVGNRDVEPRKSEEASFVLNALRPYVKDTSLYTNRSVPTRDLKVAKSKRADLDPVPVNVSMNGQLHAFPEGGVAQPSRLPLFTQAYRENQLGFMLSYPQLCCSGIGNTCQFNPQGMPGEARLCSYTTGYGYVWFMQTSEENFTVYVQRKAMLTVAVDTSVHAIRHRAPLWPKYAENANTSPWSSDDPYPTLPAGTPYWMTDCKAPGQPKSNNAPFYAGYFRPDNEFAFSSLECDFGGG; from the coding sequence TTGGTGGAGCTGCTGGTCGTGGTGGCTATCGTGGCCATCCTGAGTGCGACCCTCTTGCCGGTCTTCGCGAGCGCGAAAGAATCGGCGAACCAGACGCAATCGGTCAGCAACCTCAAGCAGGTCGGGACGGCCTGCCGCATTTACGTCGACGATTACGACGGCATTTTGCCGCTCGCGATTACGTTCAACAGCGCGGCGCGAAGCTGGCGCCTGGGAACTTACACGTCGGTCCCAAGCGGCTGGACTTCGGTTGGCAACAGGGATGTCGAGCCGCGCAAGTCCGAGGAAGCCTCCTTTGTGCTGAACGCCCTGCGCCCCTACGTGAAGGACACGTCGCTCTATACCAACCGGAGCGTCCCGACCCGAGACTTGAAGGTCGCTAAGTCGAAACGGGCCGACCTGGATCCGGTCCCCGTGAACGTCAGTATGAACGGCCAGTTGCACGCATTCCCCGAGGGCGGCGTCGCACAACCGTCGCGCCTCCCCCTCTTCACCCAGGCATACCGGGAAAACCAGCTAGGATTCATGCTCTCCTACCCGCAACTCTGTTGTTCAGGCATCGGCAATACATGCCAATTCAACCCACAAGGAATGCCTGGAGAAGCTCGTCTTTGTAGCTACACGACCGGTTATGGCTATGTCTGGTTCATGCAGACGAGCGAAGAGAACTTCACGGTGTACGTCCAACGGAAGGCGATGCTGACTGTGGCCGTGGACACGTCGGTCCACGCCATTCGCCACCGAGCCCCGTTGTGGCCCAAGTACGCGGAAAATGCGAACACGTCTCCTTGGAGCTCGGACGATCCATACCCTACTCTCCCCGCAGGGACGCCTTACTGGATGACGGACTGCAAAGCGCCGGGACAGCCCAAGTCCAACAACGCCCCGTTCTACGCCGGCTATTTTCGGCCCGACAACGAGTTCGCGTTCTCTTCGCTGGAGTGCGATTTCGGGGGCGGATAG